One Primulina huaijiensis isolate GDHJ02 chromosome 5, ASM1229523v2, whole genome shotgun sequence DNA segment encodes these proteins:
- the LOC140976425 gene encoding E3 ubiquitin-protein ligase SPL2-like isoform X3 has translation MSAHDRAVATILAQLSLTADCAFLGVGLVYVAFRSIRKFLLTSSAIHKIRQLPYSQISDLRSLCSDDKFSVNYSQNSENHSNSKDGGNIVIVRGIVEAQSAVKGQWTNLRGYANDVIVSRESGEKGVVLEQTQTYIYNERSGILGWNSDLRILLPRSWKEEGSSSIRMVPFVLVESGKISDYVHVNMEGSRHPLPLITVYRHVHPINAFPSTLLQALFGHKYPVGLLDEEKILPLGKDVTVVGTCSFRDGIPEIKSCKDLPYFLSEMTKDQMISDLCFKTKVLMWSGFVFGSLGICVLAYSVARGVNGTIDNLKWEMDLFVTT, from the exons ATGTCCGCACACGATCGCGCGGTAGCGACGATTCTGGCGCAGCTGTCGCTCACGGCTGACTGCGCGTTCCTCGGAGTTGGCCTTGTTTACGTCGCGTTCCGCTCCATCCGGAAGTTTTTGCTCACATCATCAGCAATACATAAAATTCGCCAATTGCCTTATTCTCAGATTTCGGATCTTCGGTCACTCTGTTCAGACGATAAATTTTCAGTTAATTATTCTCAAAATAGCGAAAATCATTCCAACAGCAAGGATGGCGGAAATATAGTGATAGTTAGGGGTATCGTGGAGGCGCAATCTGCGGTGAAGGGGCAGTGGACGAATCTTAGGGGTTATGCGAATGATGTGATTGTTTCTCGAGAGTCAGGAGAAAAAGGCGTTGTATTGGAACAAACTCAAACT TATATATACAATGAACGGAGTGGAATACTAGGTTGGAATTCAGATCTACGTATTTTGCTTCCTAGATCCTGGAAAGAAGAAGGGTCGTCCTCAATCAGAATG GTTCCCTTTGTTCTTGTTGAATCAGGAAAAATATCTGATTATGTTCATGTCAATATGGAAGGTTCAAGACATCCATTACCGCTCATCACAGTCTATCGTCATGTGCATCCTATCAATGCTTTTCCTAGTACTTTATTGCAGGCGCTTTTCGGGCATAAGTATCCT GTTGGTCTGCTGGACGAAGAGAAAATACTTCCTCTTGGAAAGGATGTAACAGTTGTTGGTACCTGCAGTTTTAGAGATGGGATTCCTGAGATCAAATCATGCAAAGACCTTCCTTATTTTCT ATCTGAAATGACCAAGGATCAGATGATATCAGATCTTTGCTTCAAAACCAAAGTGCTAATGTGGAGCGGATTTGTATTTGGTTCCCTCGGAATATGCGTCCTTGCCTACTCTGTTGCAAG GGGCGTAAATGGGACAATTGATAATTTAAAATGGGAGATGGACCTGTTCGTAACAACCTAA
- the LOC140976425 gene encoding E3 ubiquitin-protein ligase SPL2-like isoform X1 — translation MSAHDRAVATILAQLSLTADCAFLGVGLVYVAFRSIRKFLLTSSAIHKIRQLPYSQISDLRSLCSDDKFSVNYSQNSENHSNSKDGGNIVIVRGIVEAQSAVKGQWTNLRGYANDVIVSRESGEKGVVLEQTQTYIYNERSGILGWNSDLRILLPRSWKEEGSSSIRMVPFVLVESGKISDYVHVNMEGSRHPLPLITVYRHVHPINAFPSTLLQALFGHKYPVGLLDEEKILPLGKDVTVVGTCSFRDGIPEIKSCKDLPYFLSEMTKDQMISDLCFKTKVLMWSGFVFGSLGICVLAYSVARNWMKWKAWRQQREVRQQHNDIEVSSPVAVAEEESADVPDGELCVICLTRRRHSAFIPCGHLVCCQRCALSVEREVSPKCPVCRQSIQSSVRIYDS, via the exons ATGTCCGCACACGATCGCGCGGTAGCGACGATTCTGGCGCAGCTGTCGCTCACGGCTGACTGCGCGTTCCTCGGAGTTGGCCTTGTTTACGTCGCGTTCCGCTCCATCCGGAAGTTTTTGCTCACATCATCAGCAATACATAAAATTCGCCAATTGCCTTATTCTCAGATTTCGGATCTTCGGTCACTCTGTTCAGACGATAAATTTTCAGTTAATTATTCTCAAAATAGCGAAAATCATTCCAACAGCAAGGATGGCGGAAATATAGTGATAGTTAGGGGTATCGTGGAGGCGCAATCTGCGGTGAAGGGGCAGTGGACGAATCTTAGGGGTTATGCGAATGATGTGATTGTTTCTCGAGAGTCAGGAGAAAAAGGCGTTGTATTGGAACAAACTCAAACT TATATATACAATGAACGGAGTGGAATACTAGGTTGGAATTCAGATCTACGTATTTTGCTTCCTAGATCCTGGAAAGAAGAAGGGTCGTCCTCAATCAGAATG GTTCCCTTTGTTCTTGTTGAATCAGGAAAAATATCTGATTATGTTCATGTCAATATGGAAGGTTCAAGACATCCATTACCGCTCATCACAGTCTATCGTCATGTGCATCCTATCAATGCTTTTCCTAGTACTTTATTGCAGGCGCTTTTCGGGCATAAGTATCCT GTTGGTCTGCTGGACGAAGAGAAAATACTTCCTCTTGGAAAGGATGTAACAGTTGTTGGTACCTGCAGTTTTAGAGATGGGATTCCTGAGATCAAATCATGCAAAGACCTTCCTTATTTTCT ATCTGAAATGACCAAGGATCAGATGATATCAGATCTTTGCTTCAAAACCAAAGTGCTAATGTGGAGCGGATTTGTATTTGGTTCCCTCGGAATATGCGTCCTTGCCTACTCTGTTGCAAG AAATTGGATGAAATGGAAAGCATGGAGACAACAGAGAGAAGTCCGACAGCAACACAatgatatagaagtttcatctCCAGTGGCTGTTGCAGAAGAAGAGTCTGCAGATGTGCCAGACGGAGAGCTATGTGTGATTTGCCTGACTAGAAGGCGTCACTCTGCTTTTATTCCATGTGGGCATCTTGTATGTTGTCAACGTTGTGCTCTATCAGTCGAGCGTGAAGTATCACCCAAGTGTCCGGTATGCAGGCAGTCGATCCAGAGTTCAGTAAGGATATACGATTCTTGA
- the LOC140976425 gene encoding E3 ubiquitin-protein ligase SPL2-like isoform X2 produces the protein MSAHDRAVATILAQLSLTADCAFLGVGLVYVAFRSIRKFLLTSSAIHKIRQLPYSQISDLRSLCSDDKFSVNYSQNSENHSNSKDGGNIVIVRGIVEAQSAVKGQWTNLRGYANDVIVSRESGEKGVVLEQTQTYIYNERSGILGWNSDLRILLPRSWKEEGSSSIRMVGLLDEEKILPLGKDVTVVGTCSFRDGIPEIKSCKDLPYFLSEMTKDQMISDLCFKTKVLMWSGFVFGSLGICVLAYSVARNWMKWKAWRQQREVRQQHNDIEVSSPVAVAEEESADVPDGELCVICLTRRRHSAFIPCGHLVCCQRCALSVEREVSPKCPVCRQSIQSSVRIYDS, from the exons ATGTCCGCACACGATCGCGCGGTAGCGACGATTCTGGCGCAGCTGTCGCTCACGGCTGACTGCGCGTTCCTCGGAGTTGGCCTTGTTTACGTCGCGTTCCGCTCCATCCGGAAGTTTTTGCTCACATCATCAGCAATACATAAAATTCGCCAATTGCCTTATTCTCAGATTTCGGATCTTCGGTCACTCTGTTCAGACGATAAATTTTCAGTTAATTATTCTCAAAATAGCGAAAATCATTCCAACAGCAAGGATGGCGGAAATATAGTGATAGTTAGGGGTATCGTGGAGGCGCAATCTGCGGTGAAGGGGCAGTGGACGAATCTTAGGGGTTATGCGAATGATGTGATTGTTTCTCGAGAGTCAGGAGAAAAAGGCGTTGTATTGGAACAAACTCAAACT TATATATACAATGAACGGAGTGGAATACTAGGTTGGAATTCAGATCTACGTATTTTGCTTCCTAGATCCTGGAAAGAAGAAGGGTCGTCCTCAATCAGAATG GTTGGTCTGCTGGACGAAGAGAAAATACTTCCTCTTGGAAAGGATGTAACAGTTGTTGGTACCTGCAGTTTTAGAGATGGGATTCCTGAGATCAAATCATGCAAAGACCTTCCTTATTTTCT ATCTGAAATGACCAAGGATCAGATGATATCAGATCTTTGCTTCAAAACCAAAGTGCTAATGTGGAGCGGATTTGTATTTGGTTCCCTCGGAATATGCGTCCTTGCCTACTCTGTTGCAAG AAATTGGATGAAATGGAAAGCATGGAGACAACAGAGAGAAGTCCGACAGCAACACAatgatatagaagtttcatctCCAGTGGCTGTTGCAGAAGAAGAGTCTGCAGATGTGCCAGACGGAGAGCTATGTGTGATTTGCCTGACTAGAAGGCGTCACTCTGCTTTTATTCCATGTGGGCATCTTGTATGTTGTCAACGTTGTGCTCTATCAGTCGAGCGTGAAGTATCACCCAAGTGTCCGGTATGCAGGCAGTCGATCCAGAGTTCAGTAAGGATATACGATTCTTGA
- the LOC140977456 gene encoding uncharacterized protein has protein sequence MKGVVRFSKAGKLNPQYVGPFEILEKVGTLGCRLALPLPPNMSRIHNVFHVSQLRRYIPDPSHVLEVEPLIIEGNLGEGLKYEEVPIRIVDTKDQVLRRRIIPYVKVQWSNHTEREATWEVEEKMRKDYPYLFDDQANSSFEDETSHKKGGM, from the coding sequence ATGAAAGGAGTTGTCCGATTCAGTAAAGCTGGGAAGCTGAACCCTCAATATGTTGGACcctttgaaatcttggaaaaagTGGGCACACTGGGATGCAGGCTGGCACTGCCACTGCCACCAAACATGTCAAGAAtccacaacgtgttccacgtgtCCCAACTAAGGAGATACATCCCAGACCCAAGTCATGTGTTGGAGGTAGAACCACTCATAATTGAAGGGAACTTGGGAGAAGGActgaaatacgaagaagtccctatcaGAATCGTGGACACCAAGGATCAAGTCCTCAGACGACGCATCATCCCCTACGTCAAAGTGCAGTGGTCCAACCACACAGAGCGTGAAGCAACTTGGGAAGTTGAAGAGAAGATGCGAAAGGATTATCCCTACCTGTTTGACGACCAAGCCAACTccagtttcgaggacgaaacttcccatAAGAAGGGAGGGATGTAA